Proteins encoded together in one Aminipila butyrica window:
- a CDS encoding DUF4037 domain-containing protein encodes MRMTGLELSKAYYEAFGSSMIHNQFPEYEKYAAVGLVGEGSECLGFDDGLSEDHDFGPGFCIWLPEEIYRAMGSQMQQAYERLPKTFEGKTRMETLEGQGRVGVFNISDFYKKYIGCTSSPRTNVQWMMLPETSLATVTSGKVFTDPLGEFSAIRNDLLKFYPKDIFLKKLVARMAVMSQSGQYNYERCMKRGEFAAAYLACGEFVKAAVSAVYLLNRKYMPFYKWMFRGMDHLFYLKEVKGLLEQLVLLTDSAENTSRKVELIEAVCIGIRRELNRQEIVQGTDNFLQNHCYEVMKAIADEQIRQLPIIYDCK; translated from the coding sequence ATGAGGATGACAGGATTGGAGCTGTCCAAGGCATATTATGAAGCTTTTGGCAGCAGCATGATACATAATCAGTTCCCGGAATACGAGAAATATGCGGCGGTAGGTCTGGTTGGAGAAGGTTCTGAGTGTCTGGGCTTCGATGATGGTTTGTCAGAAGATCATGACTTTGGACCTGGCTTTTGCATTTGGCTGCCGGAGGAAATCTATCGGGCTATGGGATCGCAGATGCAGCAAGCCTATGAACGGCTACCGAAAACCTTTGAAGGCAAGACCCGCATGGAAACCCTGGAAGGACAGGGCCGGGTGGGCGTTTTCAACATCAGCGACTTTTATAAAAAATATATTGGCTGTACCAGCAGTCCACGAACTAATGTACAGTGGATGATGCTGCCGGAGACGTCCTTGGCCACGGTTACCAGCGGCAAAGTCTTCACTGATCCGCTTGGCGAGTTTTCGGCTATTCGTAACGACCTGTTGAAATTTTATCCGAAGGATATCTTTTTAAAGAAGTTGGTGGCCCGCATGGCAGTCATGTCCCAATCCGGCCAGTATAATTATGAACGCTGTATGAAGCGGGGGGAGTTCGCCGCAGCCTATTTGGCCTGTGGAGAATTCGTCAAAGCAGCTGTTTCGGCAGTATACTTGCTGAATCGAAAATATATGCCGTTTTATAAGTGGATGTTTCGGGGCATGGACCATCTGTTTTATTTGAAAGAGGTCAAGGGGTTATTGGAGCAGTTGGTATTGCTGACGGATAGTGCAGAGAATACGAGCAGAAAAGTAGAATTGATTGAAGCGGTCTGCATCGGTATCCGCAGGGAACTGAATCGGCAAGAGATTGTTCAGGGCACAGATAATTTCCTGCAGAATCACTGCTACGAGGTGATGAAGGCTATTGCGGATGAACAGATTCGGCAGCTGCCTATTATCTATGATTGCAAGTAA
- the yfcC gene encoding putative basic amino acid antiporter YfcC, whose protein sequence is MKEHDEQNLQRLEKGLTRFQAPHTYAIIFFVVLVMWVLTFIIPAGKFSTHDVSYLDANGVEKTKTVLMAETFRYAYDFDKAKLDTALEGLSGDTVKLEELEVDPAALSDFLATDQADWSQSGLDEIGLTEPVLYDLYGQTIYDTSHKLHNTATLWGTEDYGGFGVLNYLFEGLVTGDKYGSAVGIVALILVVGGAFGIIMRTGAVEAGIYAFIRKSNGTERYFLPVLFVIFSLGGATFGMAEECIPFAMIMVPFVIAMGYDSIVAITVTYVASQVGNAASWMNPFGVAIAQGIAEIPILSGASFRIVMFVVITLAAAGYMMVYAERIRKNPQLSAVYEIDAYFRNKISAESEGAHGEFKLGHKLILLDMLLVLIWIVWGVVKEGYYIPEIASQFFVMGLVAGIIAIIFKLNDMTINGMASAFQSGVADLAGTAVVVGMAKGILLVLGGSDASVASSLNTILYGMGHAMGGLPAVVTGWLMYVFQSLFNLIVTSNSGQAALTMPIMAPLADIVGVTRQVAVLAFQLGSGFVDAFTPCSASLLGVLGVARINWMKWAKFQIKMQAFLFALGSIFIVIAVATGLS, encoded by the coding sequence ATGAAAGAACACGATGAACAAAACCTACAACGCCTGGAAAAAGGGTTGACTCGGTTTCAAGCACCCCACACATACGCCATTATATTTTTTGTTGTCCTTGTTATGTGGGTTCTGACTTTTATCATACCGGCAGGTAAGTTCTCCACGCACGATGTGTCCTATTTGGATGCCAATGGGGTGGAAAAGACCAAAACAGTTCTGATGGCGGAGACCTTCCGTTATGCTTATGATTTTGACAAGGCTAAGCTAGATACTGCTTTAGAAGGTTTGAGCGGAGATACCGTTAAACTAGAGGAGCTGGAGGTTGATCCGGCTGCGCTCTCTGATTTCCTGGCAACCGATCAAGCAGATTGGTCACAGTCTGGTCTGGATGAGATTGGTCTGACGGAGCCCGTACTATACGATCTCTACGGGCAAACGATTTACGATACCAGCCACAAGCTTCACAACACGGCTACCCTATGGGGGACCGAGGATTATGGCGGTTTTGGGGTATTAAACTACCTCTTTGAAGGGCTCGTAACCGGTGACAAATATGGATCTGCCGTAGGTATTGTCGCATTAATCTTAGTAGTAGGCGGAGCTTTCGGCATTATCATGCGTACTGGGGCTGTGGAAGCCGGCATCTACGCCTTTATTCGGAAATCAAATGGAACCGAGCGCTATTTCCTGCCGGTGCTGTTTGTCATCTTCTCCTTGGGAGGCGCTACCTTTGGTATGGCGGAAGAATGTATTCCTTTTGCCATGATTATGGTACCTTTCGTCATTGCTATGGGCTATGACTCCATTGTGGCGATTACAGTTACATATGTGGCCTCCCAGGTGGGCAATGCCGCTTCTTGGATGAATCCTTTTGGGGTGGCCATTGCTCAGGGTATTGCAGAGATTCCAATTCTCTCAGGAGCTTCCTTCCGTATCGTTATGTTTGTTGTCATCACCCTGGCAGCTGCCGGATACATGATGGTCTATGCAGAGCGAATCCGCAAGAATCCGCAGCTTTCCGCGGTATATGAAATTGACGCCTACTTCAGAAATAAAATTTCTGCTGAGAGCGAAGGCGCTCACGGGGAATTCAAGCTGGGGCATAAGTTAATCCTGCTGGATATGTTGCTGGTGCTTATCTGGATTGTTTGGGGCGTTGTAAAGGAAGGCTATTATATTCCGGAAATCGCTTCTCAGTTCTTTGTAATGGGTCTGGTAGCCGGTATTATTGCTATTATATTTAAGCTGAACGATATGACCATCAACGGGATGGCTTCTGCCTTCCAGAGCGGTGTTGCTGATTTGGCAGGAACGGCAGTAGTAGTCGGCATGGCAAAGGGCATTCTGCTGGTTCTGGGCGGCTCAGATGCTAGTGTAGCTTCTTCCCTGAACACCATCCTCTACGGCATGGGTCATGCGATGGGCGGGCTTCCGGCTGTTGTTACCGGCTGGCTCATGTATGTGTTCCAGAGCTTGTTCAATTTAATTGTAACGTCCAACTCCGGCCAGGCTGCACTGACCATGCCAATTATGGCGCCGTTGGCCGATATCGTTGGTGTAACCCGTCAGGTTGCCGTGCTGGCATTCCAGCTGGGTTCCGGATTTGTTGATGCTTTCACGCCTTGTTCTGCCAGCTTGCTGGGTGTTCTGGGTGTAGCCAGAATCAACTGGATGAAATGGGCGAAGTTCCAAATAAAAATGCAGGCGTTCCTGTTTGCTTTAGGAAGCATCTTTATTGTCATCGCAGTAGCCACCGGTTTGTCGTAA
- a CDS encoding sigma-54 interaction domain-containing protein, with amino-acid sequence MNQISDKCLGGHIKRKKLAIVAGSEATKETLCQQMRQFLADCVDIQGYSEEIPVQEPIKADLVVMSSKILAEEMAGFVEAGCPVLIVRRSLNVEHIEKLFGIPKGTSVYFVNDLKENAHSCIEALKEIGIDYLDLIPYYPGCRVYKKADMAITAGELALVPESVGKVIDLGARSIDISSIVEILQQLDLMEEKLSLVSENYKENMVRFSSHLYHLFDEAANMNQYLGKILNQINDGIIAYYGNGILSIFNEKSRTMFGPAAAGDFVHNLAMDRQIKEYLLSKEDMSDRLFRLDHQELIFSKVRIEKIDTTVCTIKNAKENKDIEVKLRQDLIRKGYIGKYRFTDIVGSSPVMQEAIHIAKKLAKSDLNLLIYGESGVGKELFASAIHNESLGNRGPFVAINFSALPEELAESELFGYEEGAFTGAKKGGRLGIFEQANQGTIFLDEIGDVSPRIQARLLRVLQEKEIRRVGGSENIPIDVRVIAATNKDLVQMCREGQFREDLYHRLKNFYLKVPPLCARREDIDLLVNHFLQKHGCRQLQISAEVMELLRRNPWRGNVRELENVVEYLMAVCDSGIVETAHLPEGFFEDIRSGWEGASGEAPDKDLNRYTESLWEKGNLAEYLFFLNLIKTYTDKGCTISRRTMTLRAREQFPYLTEERVRKKTDDLQELKLITKSVGRVGMRLTINGMKYIEYNNQFAPIYS; translated from the coding sequence ATGAATCAGATATCAGATAAGTGCCTAGGCGGCCACATCAAGAGAAAAAAGTTAGCTATTGTGGCCGGATCAGAGGCTACGAAAGAAACCCTCTGCCAGCAGATGCGTCAGTTTTTAGCCGACTGTGTGGATATTCAGGGCTATTCCGAGGAAATCCCGGTTCAAGAGCCTATTAAAGCGGACTTGGTAGTTATGAGCTCCAAAATTTTAGCCGAAGAGATGGCTGGATTTGTAGAAGCAGGCTGCCCGGTGTTGATTGTCAGACGGTCTTTAAACGTGGAGCACATTGAAAAACTTTTCGGCATTCCCAAGGGAACCAGCGTCTATTTTGTCAACGATTTGAAGGAAAATGCGCACAGTTGCATTGAAGCCTTGAAAGAAATTGGCATCGATTATCTGGACTTGATTCCGTATTATCCCGGCTGCCGGGTGTATAAGAAAGCGGATATGGCCATCACCGCCGGAGAGCTGGCTCTGGTGCCGGAATCGGTGGGAAAGGTCATTGACCTGGGAGCGCGCAGCATCGATATTTCCAGCATCGTCGAGATTCTTCAGCAGCTGGATTTGATGGAAGAGAAGCTGAGTTTGGTATCGGAGAATTATAAGGAAAATATGGTCCGCTTCAGCAGTCACTTGTATCACCTGTTCGATGAAGCTGCCAACATGAACCAGTACTTGGGGAAAATCCTCAATCAGATCAACGATGGCATTATTGCCTATTATGGAAACGGTATTTTATCTATCTTCAACGAGAAGAGCCGAACGATGTTCGGTCCGGCTGCTGCGGGGGACTTTGTTCATAACTTGGCTATGGATCGGCAAATAAAAGAGTATTTGCTTTCAAAGGAGGATATGTCCGACCGCTTGTTTCGACTGGATCATCAAGAATTGATATTCAGCAAGGTGCGTATTGAGAAGATTGATACCACTGTCTGTACTATCAAAAACGCCAAGGAAAACAAGGATATCGAAGTCAAACTGCGTCAAGATTTGATTCGTAAAGGCTATATTGGAAAATATCGTTTTACCGACATCGTCGGCAGCTCCCCTGTCATGCAGGAGGCCATACATATTGCGAAAAAGCTGGCGAAATCGGACTTGAATTTGTTGATTTACGGGGAGAGCGGTGTAGGCAAGGAATTATTTGCCAGTGCCATCCACAATGAGTCCTTGGGAAACAGAGGACCTTTTGTAGCCATTAATTTCAGTGCTCTGCCAGAAGAACTGGCGGAGAGTGAATTGTTTGGCTATGAAGAGGGTGCTTTTACAGGTGCTAAGAAAGGCGGACGGCTGGGAATCTTCGAGCAGGCAAACCAGGGAACCATTTTTCTAGACGAGATTGGCGATGTTTCACCTCGAATTCAGGCACGGCTCTTGCGGGTACTTCAAGAAAAGGAGATTCGTCGGGTAGGTGGCAGCGAAAATATCCCTATCGATGTGCGGGTTATTGCCGCCACCAACAAAGATCTAGTTCAGATGTGCAGGGAGGGGCAGTTTCGAGAAGACTTGTATCACCGGCTGAAAAATTTCTATTTGAAAGTGCCGCCCCTCTGTGCCCGACGGGAGGATATTGACCTGCTGGTAAACCACTTCCTTCAGAAGCACGGTTGCCGACAGTTACAGATTTCCGCGGAGGTTATGGAGCTGTTGCGAAGAAACCCTTGGCGGGGCAACGTGCGGGAGCTGGAAAATGTTGTGGAATATTTGATGGCGGTGTGTGACAGCGGTATAGTAGAGACAGCACATCTGCCGGAAGGCTTCTTTGAGGATATCCGAAGTGGCTGGGAAGGAGCTTCTGGAGAGGCTCCAGACAAAGATTTGAATCGTTACACGGAAAGCCTATGGGAAAAAGGAAATCTGGCAGAGTACCTGTTCTTTTTAAACCTGATCAAGACTTATACGGATAAGGGCTGTACGATTAGCAGGCGAACGATGACCCTTCGAGCTCGGGAGCAGTTCCCTTATCTGACTGAAGAGCGAGTGCGAAAAAAGACAGACGACTTACAGGAACTGAAATTGATTACCAAGTCTGTAGGCCGAGTAGGTATGCGGCTGACTATAAATGGGATGAAATACATAGAATATAACAACCAATTTGCCCCAATTTATTCCTAA
- a CDS encoding tetratricopeptide repeat protein: MDLNVFFNELDSIFKRGNIKEAERVSLEWMEKAQKEGNVPAILAIANELGGIYRVTSRFEESQNAYSIALKAVTLLQLENTEQHGTTLLNLASVYAAAKNNQEALKLYEQAAAIYENCGLHKDYRLAALYNNISHVYDELNDLIQAERHAARSLEIIQVLPEFPIEMATTCTSLACIYLKQNRYHEAERNLFTAQQIFKNQGGKMNPHYAATLSALGELYYHTNQYGLAIQHFEQALELIKSSYGENISYVATCKNLAKVHEAVQDLAKRDEYNKQAAQVEERIRKI; the protein is encoded by the coding sequence ATGGATTTGAATGTATTTTTTAACGAACTGGATTCGATTTTTAAAAGAGGAAACATAAAAGAGGCAGAGCGTGTTTCCCTAGAATGGATGGAAAAAGCACAGAAAGAAGGAAATGTTCCAGCTATTCTGGCTATTGCCAATGAATTGGGTGGGATTTATCGGGTGACCAGCCGCTTTGAAGAGAGTCAAAACGCTTACAGCATCGCCTTAAAGGCCGTGACGTTATTACAGCTGGAAAATACGGAGCAGCACGGAACGACTTTGTTGAACCTAGCCAGTGTATATGCGGCCGCCAAAAATAATCAGGAAGCGTTGAAACTATATGAGCAGGCTGCTGCCATCTATGAGAATTGCGGCTTGCACAAGGATTATAGACTGGCCGCTCTATACAACAACATCAGCCATGTGTACGATGAACTAAATGACTTGATTCAGGCAGAGCGCCATGCCGCGCGGTCCTTGGAGATTATTCAGGTATTGCCGGAATTCCCTATTGAGATGGCTACTACCTGCACCTCCTTGGCCTGTATCTATTTAAAACAGAATCGGTATCACGAGGCAGAACGCAACTTGTTTACCGCCCAGCAGATTTTCAAGAATCAGGGCGGAAAGATGAATCCACACTATGCCGCCACATTAAGTGCCTTGGGAGAGCTGTATTATCATACCAACCAGTATGGGTTGGCTATTCAGCATTTTGAGCAGGCCTTGGAGTTGATTAAGAGCAGCTACGGGGAGAATATCTCTTATGTGGCCACTTGCAAGAACCTGGCAAAGGTACACGAAGCAGTTCAGGACTTGGCTAAAAGAGATGAATACAATAAGCAGGCTGCCCAGGTGGAGGAAAGGATTCGAAAGATATGA
- a CDS encoding DUF4125 family protein yields the protein MFGFKNEEERRIAVESIVKDEWDMFQKVQNIGGRAGCQNDWNTFYIMRASQYSAWNDLMLKSYAKDLKDAAEQGRNLITEKYAYMMEYTDPLYFKRELEPHLPQLDLETMNMVEEISWYLVDCEKELAKAFPKLAGAGRPIEEAGGFTSLQSYAKGELKTYSRNTLELYLDHVRANRAAGKNLAFTVQDTTVKMYGYASMEDAERKL from the coding sequence ATGTTTGGTTTTAAAAATGAGGAAGAGCGGCGAATAGCCGTAGAAAGCATCGTCAAAGATGAATGGGATATGTTTCAAAAGGTCCAGAACATTGGCGGCCGAGCTGGGTGCCAGAACGATTGGAATACCTTTTATATCATGAGAGCCAGCCAGTACAGTGCCTGGAATGATCTGATGCTTAAAAGCTATGCAAAGGATTTAAAGGATGCGGCAGAACAGGGGCGGAACCTGATCACAGAAAAGTACGCATACATGATGGAATATACCGATCCGCTATATTTTAAACGAGAGCTGGAACCCCACCTGCCTCAACTAGACCTAGAGACCATGAACATGGTAGAGGAAATTTCATGGTATCTGGTAGACTGCGAAAAAGAGCTAGCCAAAGCGTTTCCAAAGCTAGCCGGAGCCGGCAGGCCCATTGAAGAGGCTGGGGGCTTCACGTCCCTCCAATCTTATGCAAAAGGAGAATTGAAAACCTATTCCAGAAACACCTTGGAACTATACCTGGACCACGTGCGGGCAAACCGGGCAGCTGGAAAAAATTTAGCATTTACGGTGCAGGATACTACGGTGAAGATGTATGGGTACGCGTCCATGGAGGATGCGGAGCGTAAATTATAG
- a CDS encoding SpoVA/SpoVAEb family sporulation membrane protein: protein MENKDQQQQQQKKAVAKAYEKYADQFTPRPKYFANCVRAFFSGGAICLVALIINNALMGSGLGKEASGNFVTIILVCTAQLLTGIGVFDTIAKFAGAGVIVPITGFANSMVAPAMEYKKEGLVLGVGSKLFSLAGPVLVCGITVATAIGLLYWAAYKFF, encoded by the coding sequence ATGGAAAACAAAGATCAGCAGCAACAGCAGCAAAAAAAGGCGGTGGCAAAAGCCTATGAAAAATATGCGGATCAGTTTACCCCGCGGCCCAAGTACTTTGCCAATTGTGTACGGGCTTTTTTTTCGGGAGGAGCTATCTGTCTGGTAGCGCTGATTATTAACAATGCGCTGATGGGAAGCGGGTTGGGCAAGGAGGCTTCGGGAAACTTTGTGACCATTATTCTTGTCTGCACGGCCCAGCTTCTAACCGGAATTGGCGTGTTTGATACCATTGCCAAGTTTGCCGGAGCAGGAGTCATCGTGCCAATTACAGGGTTTGCCAATTCCATGGTAGCACCGGCCATGGAATATAAAAAAGAAGGGTTGGTGTTAGGTGTGGGTTCGAAACTGTTTAGTCTGGCGGGACCCGTGCTGGTCTGCGGCATTACAGTGGCCACAGCCATCGGCTTGCTCTATTGGGCAGCCTACAAATTTTTTTAG
- a CDS encoding Maf family protein, with protein MFKENVILASSSPRRIDMMRQHGIQPIIMPADVDETIPEGAGMADAVMYLALKKALFVEEKVLSSDHNNPVIVAADTVVYSDKIIGKPKNRQDAYDILWDLKGKSHFVATGVCLLQAGTSIRHCFCEVTKVFFKDFTTQELNAYLDTPEPYDKAGAYAIQGEFGRYVDHIEGDLDNVIGFPWKRIEKEAEKLFK; from the coding sequence ATGTTCAAAGAAAACGTGATTTTAGCATCTTCATCTCCCAGACGGATTGACATGATGCGCCAGCACGGTATCCAACCGATAATCATGCCGGCAGATGTGGATGAAACCATCCCGGAAGGCGCGGGTATGGCGGATGCCGTCATGTACCTGGCCCTGAAAAAAGCCTTGTTTGTAGAAGAAAAAGTGTTGAGTTCAGACCATAACAACCCAGTGATTGTAGCTGCCGACACAGTAGTCTACAGCGATAAAATTATTGGAAAACCAAAGAACAGGCAAGACGCCTACGACATTCTGTGGGATTTAAAAGGAAAGTCCCATTTTGTGGCCACCGGAGTATGCCTATTGCAAGCAGGTACTTCTATTCGTCACTGTTTTTGTGAAGTAACGAAAGTATTTTTTAAGGATTTTACTACTCAGGAGTTAAATGCTTATTTAGATACCCCAGAGCCCTATGATAAGGCTGGTGCCTACGCCATCCAAGGTGAATTTGGCCGTTATGTAGACCATATTGAAGGGGATTTGGATAACGTCATTGGCTTTCCCTGGAAGCGGATTGAAAAAGAGGCTGAAAAACTTTTTAAATAG
- a CDS encoding 4Fe-4S binding protein, translating to MSEIEKTEKKPRGKYVAHIDGSKCIGCGGCKRNCKFDAISRGKEYYIIDKDRCTGCRICVKVCPAEAIDYGEREE from the coding sequence ATGAGCGAAATAGAAAAAACAGAAAAGAAACCTAGAGGAAAATATGTGGCCCACATTGACGGCAGCAAATGTATCGGCTGCGGCGGATGTAAAAGAAACTGCAAGTTTGATGCCATATCCAGAGGGAAGGAATATTACATCATCGATAAAGATCGATGTACTGGTTGCCGGATTTGTGTGAAAGTCTGTCCGGCAGAAGCCATAGATTATGGAGAGCGAGAAGAGTAG
- a CDS encoding NAD(P)-dependent malic enzyme, which yields MNYFEEALKRHAETKGKIAIACKMKLEDKDDLSIAYTPGVAQPCTEIHEDPSKVYEYTSKGNLVAVVSDGTAVLGLGDIGAKAAIPVMEGKAVLFKKFGDVDAVPICLDTKDPEEIIRTVKLLAPCFGGINLEDISSPKCFEIERRLEEELDIPVFHDDQHGTAVVVTAALLNALKLVGKDIDQIKVVLNGPGAAGTAIINMLLVAGVKNVVACDSKGTLYEGREEGMTPYKKELAKKTNQQQLKGDLAEAVKGADVFVGVSKANVLSKEMVETMNSDAIVFAMANPVPEIPYEEALAAGVKVMGTGRSDYPNQINNVLAFPGIFKGALQARARDITYDMKLAAAYAIAELVSEEELKPEYIIPSPFDSRVAEHVARRVGEAAKKQ from the coding sequence ATGAATTATTTTGAAGAAGCATTGAAAAGGCACGCCGAGACAAAAGGCAAGATTGCTATTGCCTGCAAGATGAAGCTGGAAGACAAGGATGATCTGAGCATCGCCTATACTCCCGGAGTGGCTCAGCCTTGTACAGAAATACATGAGGACCCCAGCAAGGTCTATGAATACACCTCCAAGGGCAATTTGGTGGCGGTGGTGTCTGACGGAACAGCCGTGCTAGGACTGGGGGATATCGGTGCCAAGGCGGCTATCCCGGTTATGGAAGGAAAAGCGGTACTGTTTAAAAAATTTGGAGATGTGGATGCCGTGCCCATTTGTTTGGATACCAAGGACCCAGAAGAAATCATCCGCACGGTGAAACTGCTGGCTCCTTGCTTCGGAGGAATTAATCTAGAGGACATTTCTTCCCCTAAGTGCTTTGAAATTGAACGGCGTCTGGAGGAAGAGCTGGACATTCCGGTATTTCATGACGATCAGCACGGAACCGCGGTGGTCGTAACGGCGGCCCTGCTCAATGCCCTGAAGCTAGTAGGCAAGGACATCGACCAGATCAAGGTTGTCCTCAATGGCCCGGGAGCTGCGGGAACCGCTATCATCAACATGCTTTTGGTTGCAGGAGTAAAAAATGTGGTAGCCTGCGATTCCAAAGGTACGCTTTATGAAGGACGAGAAGAAGGCATGACTCCGTATAAGAAGGAGCTGGCGAAAAAGACGAACCAACAGCAATTGAAAGGCGACTTGGCTGAGGCGGTAAAAGGTGCAGATGTTTTCGTAGGTGTATCCAAGGCTAATGTTCTGTCTAAGGAGATGGTGGAAACCATGAATTCGGATGCCATCGTCTTCGCCATGGCCAATCCGGTACCGGAAATTCCTTATGAGGAAGCCTTGGCGGCAGGAGTAAAGGTTATGGGCACAGGCCGATCAGATTATCCCAATCAGATTAATAATGTGCTGGCATTCCCGGGCATTTTTAAGGGCGCTCTCCAGGCAAGAGCCAGGGATATTACTTATGACATGAAGCTGGCAGCAGCTTATGCCATTGCTGAGTTAGTTTCAGAGGAAGAACTGAAGCCGGAATACATTATTCCGTCTCCTTTTGATTCACGGGTAGCAGAGCATGTGGCCCGGCGAGTAGGCGAGGCAGCTAAAAAGCAGTGA
- a CDS encoding stage V sporulation protein AD, giving the protein MTYSKAKNKLGKQTLAFSNRPLIASGGAIVGVKEGQGPLGSWFDMVLKEDTFGEKTWEKSESKMLKEAVQMAMARGGKEPKDIEAILTGDLLNQLMSSAFMARDMQIPFIGLYGACSTMAESLLMGSVLIDGGYCNHIVAGASSHYCTAERQFRMPLEHGNQRPPSAQWTATAAGAILLAAGKQDILEERPLVIDGSSSAPSTEKRVCVTHGTLGKIIDTGLKDSNQMGAAMAPAFVDTVLNHLEDTGRQLADYDLILSGDLGYVGKQIAVDLLADAGIPMKDLLNIYDDCGVMIYEKEQDTHSGGSGCGCSASVFTGYVYKQMKKGQLKRVLLISTGALLSTISPGQGESIPGIAHAVCVETC; this is encoded by the coding sequence ATGACATACAGTAAAGCTAAAAATAAGCTGGGAAAACAGACTTTAGCCTTTTCGAATAGACCTCTTATCGCCAGCGGAGGAGCTATTGTGGGGGTAAAAGAAGGTCAAGGGCCGTTGGGAAGCTGGTTTGATATGGTTTTAAAGGAAGATACTTTTGGAGAGAAAACCTGGGAAAAATCAGAGAGCAAAATGCTGAAAGAGGCCGTTCAGATGGCCATGGCCAGGGGGGGGAAAGAACCCAAAGACATAGAGGCCATCCTTACGGGAGACTTGCTGAATCAGCTTATGTCCTCTGCCTTTATGGCCAGGGACATGCAGATTCCGTTTATCGGTCTCTATGGAGCGTGTTCCACCATGGCTGAAAGTTTGCTGATGGGCAGTGTTCTCATCGATGGAGGCTATTGCAATCACATTGTTGCAGGAGCATCCAGCCATTACTGTACCGCAGAGCGGCAATTTCGAATGCCTTTAGAACACGGCAATCAGCGGCCCCCTTCCGCTCAATGGACGGCAACGGCTGCGGGCGCTATTTTGCTGGCCGCAGGTAAACAGGACATTCTAGAAGAACGGCCGCTGGTGATAGATGGTAGCAGCAGTGCACCATCCACGGAAAAAAGAGTTTGCGTCACCCATGGTACCCTGGGCAAGATTATTGATACGGGTCTAAAGGACTCCAATCAAATGGGCGCAGCTATGGCTCCGGCCTTTGTAGATACGGTGCTGAATCACCTGGAGGATACGGGCAGGCAGCTGGCGGATTATGACTTAATCCTCAGCGGAGATTTGGGGTATGTAGGAAAGCAGATTGCTGTTGATCTGCTGGCAGATGCAGGTATTCCGATGAAGGATTTACTCAATATATATGATGATTGCGGCGTGATGATTTATGAAAAGGAACAGGATACCCATTCAGGAGGCAGTGGCTGCGGCTGCTCCGCTAGTGTTTTTACCGGCTATGTGTACAAGCAGATGAAAAAGGGACAGCTAAAGCGTGTCTTGTTGATCTCCACCGGGGCGCTGCTATCCACGATCAGCCCCGGACAGGGGGAATCCATACCTGGAATCGCCCATGCAGTATGTGTGGAGACCTGTTAG
- the spoVAE gene encoding stage V sporulation protein AE, giving the protein MEYIYCFCIGGLICVVGQVLLDTTKLTAPRILVIFVVTGAILQGMGIYEPLVKLAGNGATVPLPGFGYALAKGAMEGAQDGFLAALTGAVKSTAAGVAVAIAFGYLVAVIFNPKSIR; this is encoded by the coding sequence ATGGAATATATTTATTGCTTTTGCATTGGGGGATTAATTTGTGTGGTAGGCCAAGTTCTGTTGGACACGACCAAGCTGACAGCCCCGCGGATTTTAGTCATTTTTGTGGTTACGGGAGCTATCCTGCAAGGTATGGGCATTTATGAGCCGCTGGTAAAGCTGGCAGGAAACGGGGCTACGGTGCCGCTGCCGGGGTTTGGCTATGCCCTGGCCAAAGGGGCCATGGAAGGGGCTCAGGATGGGTTTCTGGCAGCCTTGACCGGAGCGGTTAAAAGTACGGCGGCAGGGGTAGCTGTGGCCATTGCTTTTGGCTATTTGGTGGCGGTAATTTTTAATCCGAAATCCATTCGTTAA